The Methylocaldum marinum genome includes the window TGTTTCAGTTCGACACATCCTCCCCGGCGATCCAATACCCCGAGAGCCGTCTCTGGAACGCGGAGCTCGGAAGTTATTACGCCCTCGGCGTCGACGGTTTTTCCCTGCCCATGGTTGTGTTGTCGGCTCTCCTTTGCCTGGTGGCGACGCTGGCGTCGGAAAGCGTGGACACTCGGGTCAAGGGATACCATTTCTGGCTGCTCGCCCTCGAGTTCGGGATGATCGGTGTCTTTCTCGCCCAGGATTGGGCTCTGTTCTACGTGTTTTGGGAGCTGACGCTGATTCCGCTGTTTTTCCTCATCGACCAGTGGGGCGGCAAGCGCAAACATACGGCTAGCCTCAATTTCGTCCTGTACACCATGGGCGGATCGGTGTTCATGCTGGTGAGCCTGTTGATGATTTTCACCGCGTCCTCCGAACACTCCACGACGATGGAGTCTATGCTGGCGGCCGCACGGAGCCTGCCCAGGGAGCAACAAATCTGGATTTTCCTGGGCTTTCTGATCGGGTTCGGCGTAAAAATGCCGGTATTTCCGATCCACGGCTGGTTGCCGCTCGCCCACGTGGAGGCGCCCAGCCCGGTAAGTATTCTGCTGTCAGGCGCACTTCTCAAAATGGGCGCTTATGGCCTACTCAAAGCGACCGGCATGTTGCCCGAGGCGGCTCTGGCGCTTCAGCCCCTGCTTGCAGGCATAGCCCTGGTCAGTCTCGTATACGGCGCACTGCTGGCCTGGCGGCAGACCGA containing:
- a CDS encoding complex I subunit 4 family protein — encoded protein: MYILSLILWTPIVGALVILALPSQQIRSIRAAALGSSAVVLMLTVWLLFQFDTSSPAIQYPESRLWNAELGSYYALGVDGFSLPMVVLSALLCLVATLASESVDTRVKGYHFWLLALEFGMIGVFLAQDWALFYVFWELTLIPLFFLIDQWGGKRKHTASLNFVLYTMGGSVFMLVSLLMIFTASSEHSTTMESMLAAARSLPREQQIWIFLGFLIGFGVKMPVFPIHGWLPLAHVEAPSPVSILLSGALLKMGAYGLLKATGMLPEAALALQPLLAGIALVSLVYGALLAWRQTDLKAMIAYSSISHMGVVLLGIAALNQAGLLGAVLQMTAHGLIAGALFLLIGLLYERTHTREISDYSSLVQVTPRFAFFTTLALLASMGLPGSAGFVAELHAIIGGFQRFGWIMVFASLGVLIGASYAIRTAARLFTGPMRPEMQNVRDLRSHELVAAGVLAAGIMALGLVPGPMVALTDAAVNELSMIFHHKTF